From the Scylla paramamosain isolate STU-SP2022 unplaced genomic scaffold, ASM3559412v1 Contig14, whole genome shotgun sequence genome, one window contains:
- the LOC135097203 gene encoding bestrophin-2-like, protein MEESEECGWEGNEQSQQQQQQQQLMCFRIGFILYLLRRKKYHHHHHHQHHHHHHHYKTTTAAGDKMTVTYTTKVSNTSFCGFSKLLFRWRGSVFKLLAADLIVYFLLYFSVAAIYRFALRENEKRVFEKIAITCEYFRNVFPISFVLGFYVTIVVQRWWEQYMLIPWPDTVCIMASTYIEGQVRRSKRERGREREARIQKRFALSPQLFSKTTEMIGLVLKTVSPFNNIETI, encoded by the exons atggaggaatcTGAGGAGTgtggatgggaaggaaatgaacaaagtcaacaacaacaacaacaacaacagctgatgTGTTTTCGGATTGGCTTCATATTGTATCTTCTCAGGCggaag aaatatcaccaccaccaccaccaccagcaccaccaccaccaccaccactacaagactaccactgctgctggtgATAAAATGACAGTCACCTACACCACCAAGGTTTCCAACACTAGTTTCTGCGGATTTTCCAAGCTTCTATTCAG ATGGCGCGGCAGTGTGTTCAAGCTGCTCGCCGCTGACCTCATTGTTTACTTCCTGCTTTATTTCTCCGTGGCCGCCATCTACAGATTCGCCTTGCGGGAGAACGAGAAgag AGTGTTTGAGAAGATCGCCATAACGTGTGAATACTTCCGCAACGTGTTCCCTATCTCTTTCGTGCTGGGTTTCTACGTGACAATCGTGGTGCAGCGGTGGTGGGAGCAGTACATGCTGATCCCCTGGCCCGACACCGTGTGCATCATGGCCTCCACTTACATAGAGGGCCAGGTGAGgcgtagcaagagagagagagggagggagagagaggcccgtatacagaaacgctttgctctctcaccacaactattctcaaagaccacagagatgattggcctggttctcaagactgtttctccatttaataatatagaaaccatataa